The proteins below are encoded in one region of Lytechinus pictus isolate F3 Inbred chromosome 11, Lp3.0, whole genome shotgun sequence:
- the LOC129272145 gene encoding FRAS1-related extracellular matrix protein 1-like: MDGVKTTTTLLLVLGLTCNVIGQLVRVNSGLEVPIGRSVSLDQDDLVFEPVEEGEQCKVEVALNEPYYQKVGLLQPEVFDCEFLPETIKYTHSGLPYLDHDVVKLRVYKFTETDTVSETVYLRVNISLNSYQTVRPTGPLQVDRFFGSSELIDMRVLDLAYERYRNVSCMVHINTVTSGFPKYGELTKGEGEEKVRVRALTADCYDFMMGMIRYEHLVPPTPNIDYIPMTVTTNDPLLIEGTYEEVYYLPVEIAEAFPNQNPIAAMMSMYVMEADQFILTTITPSVISGRDDETANEDLVFFISQPFGPDEGYIVNLDDHTHPIESFTQYDLSRLNIAYKPPIVSSAERRVFTAEFTVYDTYFAESNPINLMVSVRTTETNAPRVSVNTGLTMLEGQSRIIRPTDLQLVDNDNLNFVRAKVVGGLRHGRLYNNERPVIMFSAADINSNTLVYRHDDSDTLKDSIELRITDGRHSVRTTFPINILPKDDSAPYLINNVQFELQEGSTIRITRFLLVAADMDSSDDYIIFRITQPPVAGEILKKFSEDAYGYPVTEFTQKDLFRGLIYYHHLGGEVFLDTFELVLLDNQIPPNESPTQVVMVKISPVHDLPPERVSGSTQSLIVLETEIAYITKNQLHFTDAESTEEHLRYTITTPPYITDTHSLTNAGRVISTVDVLSPAKDPNMPAIRSFTQGEVNMHNIAYMPPLKEIGPNPVHIRFVFSVSDPFGNLVLGELFDVTVLPVNNQEPVLRVNDLTVREGQSLIFDPVKFSVSDMDTEARDLIINFLELPEHGRILLNGVNLTVGNHVTMSDVAAGRVSYMSDGSESSSDQFTVSLSDGVHSITEIVTINVIPVNDEVPALLPGLESELTIPEGGSVTIGSDVLSATDPDTNDLLLHYIVVMHPLRGVLLKDGVIVNRFSQRDVNRGKIVYEHTGGETGLSNIQDVITFIVSDKSIPSNPDLPVKDVIINIAPSDDRPPRIVFGNPFFVNEGEKAPLTVDVLSAVDRDSPLGDLRFVITRQPVWGFVENVLPTPGFEKSNAGKPITSFTFQDITDGNINFVQSPSSRMEPISDSFMLYVTDGEHSSPNVTFVVNITPQNDEVPTLTVRNFTVHEGSFFKIRTDTINANDLDIPMDMLMFSIVRAPEHGMIINRVPTLVESPTPVYDFNINQLLNTLSLAYVHDDSESTEDRFVVRVTDGKHTVRKTVNITIIPVNDESPEIIKNAGIRISIRENRIISSVILRTEDRDTPDDYLVYTLNSLPRRGTLQRKVAEDTWEDITDTLTNFTQWDLNQNLIRYVHSANLGSKGIDRFYFSVSDGVHSTGKQNFRIMIQNTKREPLIITNNGLQLDEGQTVIIPPTILSANDNSGQLTDILFNVLSSPTQGHLEDVARPGIPLTTFSQMDILGQRLVYRHLRVDQINNDEFTFSVTNGYEVRNDTFQIVVNPVDNMLPVLMVKEEVTVAQNGFQIISLSQLHALDPDTPASSVFFVVTQMPNFGTLLIGGLPIEQRFTQQDIDNYDISYRHDFGQADTDEFFFVVEDGTNRGFLTGGNIQYEPVRFQININIVDSSPPEIITNVGPTKMQTMLDRTGFVFSNMNLQAVDDCSADDVTYSVVKDPMFGHLEYVDTFQRIQGRFVQTDINNKRVMYVMRDNARAANDSFMFDVWDCHGNSLKNQRFSMHWSVVMFSRPQFMVCESDGTLSIPIIRIGNQLLSSFVSLELQDLTATSGLDYQPSRARLLQFDPAITSVAWDAVLMADDLEETRERFRLTLVDPVNAVIGEYNRITVVIKDSKNGVCKSSPTDVQPSVDIPGCCGDQSGIVDHQLVPVPGIPPQDPYPYNPDAGSGPYNPGVGPDGGPGLRPGPYNPGEGPGPGPYNPEAVPDGGIVGGPDLGPGPYNPGGPSVPGQGPYNPGGDPIFRPGPYDPYQPGVGDPVFNEGSLVDADPAINDGPPVQYPPGAPRVEQQPFDPYAEETWYRYPFGVGYDGTDGTRYEGPYGSQPIIVEPLPDQNCCEDGLVQPGSGTQPGVPNPNFNPNQQGNLYPIGNPNPYPQGQPSSPGNPPSHGPSTNFEQPFVPPGPGGYPPPQGGVEPDQPPVAPDGDVRLYHATVGGAGGQTHVVPILLADNRPGQLEEDQPPESEVSNVFLPTVVRGVQRPRLTPGDPSGGSSPVNPRQFPLGQGNAQVASNNQPPPDAESLFPFPCTPANRGEIRQDADSGSLAKCDGTYWVEFDISQLVRAITGTATGTDYDNGQCERGWSYHNSRCFLISRHAQSWNEAQKICRERYNGNLASILSKRELKWLGDLLNGETAWIGLNDKQVEDQWEWVSGDPITFSRWSPSARASNRSDRYDCTYITARLRWFDKDCDTTAKSYVCMKNAE; this comes from the exons ATGGATGGTGTAAAAACTACCACCACTCTCCTTCTAGTCCTGGGTCTTACATGCaatgtgattggtcagttggttCGGGTGAACTCTGGACTGGAGGTCCCTATTGGTCGATCAGTAAGCCTTGATCAGGATGACCTGGTGTTTGAACCGGTAGAAGAAGGGGAGCAGTGTAAGGTTGAGGTAGCTCTGAACGAACCTTACTACCAGAAAGTCGGCCTTCTACAACCAGAG GTGTTTGATTGTGAGTTCCTGCCAGAGACCATCAAGTACACTCATTCTGGACTACCATACTTGGACCATGATGTGGTCAAATTACGAGTCTACAAGTTCACCGAGACGGACACGGTTTCAGAGACAGTTTACCTCAGGGTCAACATCTCCTTGAATTCTTATCAAACTGTGAGGCCGACGGGACCACTCCAAGTTGACCGCTTCTTCGGAAGTTCGGAGTTGATTGACATGAGAGTTCTGGACTTGGCATATGAGCGCTACAGGAACGTGTCATGTATGGTTCATATCAACACAGTCACAAGTGGGTTTCCAAAGTACGGGGAACTGACAAAAGGAGAGGGTGAAGAGAAGGTGAGGGTTAGAGCCCTGACTGCCGATTGCTACGATTTCATGATGGGAATGATACGCTACGAGCATCTGGTGCCTCCGACGCCAAACATAGACTATATTCCGATGACTGTGACAACAAATGATCCATTGCTGATTGAAGGAACCTATGAGGAGGTGTACTACTTACCTGTGGAGATCGCGGAAGCCTTTCCGAATCAGAATCCAATCGCAGCGATGATGAGCATGTATGTAATGGAGGCAGATCAGTTCATCCTGACCACCATCACGCCCTCGGTGATCTCTGGTAGAGATGATGAAACTGCCAATGAGGATCTGGTGTTCTTTATCAGTCAACCCTTCGGTCCAGACGAAGGGTACATCGTCAACCTCGATGACCACACCCACCCAATAGAATCCTTCACACAGTATGACCTGTCAAGATTGAATATAGCGTACAAACCTCCCATCGTCAGCTCAGCAGAGAGGCGAGTCTTTACAGCAGAGTTCACTGTGTATGATACTTACTTTGCGGAAAGTAATCCCATTAACCTTATGGTGTCAGTGAGGACCACTGAAACAAATGCTCCTAGAGTTTCTGTGAATACTGGTCTTACTATGTTAGAAGGACAGTCAAGGATCATCCGTCCAACAGATCTTCAGCTAGTTGACAATGATAACCTGAATTTTGTTCGAGCCAAAGTGGTTGGCGGACTACGCCATGGAAGGCTCTACAATAATGAACGTCCTGTCATCATGTTCTCAGCAGCAGATATCAATTCCAATACCCTTGTATATCGTCATGATGATAGTGACACATTGAAGGATAGCATTGAGCTGAGGATCACAGATGGACGGCACAGCGTCAGGACAACTTTCCCTATAAATATTCTTCCAAAGGATGACAGTGCCCCTTATCTCATTAACAATGTCCAGTTTGAACTCCAAGAAGGTAGTACAATTCGTATCACCCGTTTCTTGCTCGTCGCAGCTGATATGGACTCCAGCGATGACTACATAATCTTCAGAATCACTCAGCCTCCAGTAGCTGGTGAAATCTTGAAGAAGTTCTCTGAAGATGCATACGGGTATCCTGTCACAGAGTTCACTCAGAAAGATCTTTTCCGTGGCCTGATCTACTATCACCATCTTGGTGGAGAGGTCTTCTTAGATACTTTCGAGCTGGTTCTTCTGGACAACCAGATACCTCCTAACGAGTCACCAACACAGGTTGTGATGGTGAAGATTAGTCCTGTACATGATCTGCCTCCAGAGAGGGTTTCTGGATCAACGCAGTCTCTGATTGTCCTTGAAACAGAGATTGCGTACATTACCAAGAATCAACTGCACTTCACGGATGCTGAATCAACCGAAGAACATCTCCGCTATACCATCACAACCCCACCTTACATAACAGATACACACAGCCTTACTAATGCTGGGAGGGTGATATCAACAGTGGATGTCCTATCCCCAGCTAAGGATCCCAATATGCCAGCGATTCGATCTTTTACCCAGGGTGAGGTAAACATGCACAACATTGCCTACATGCCACCCTTAAAGGAGATCGGTCCAAACCCTGTTCACATCCGTTTTGTCTTCTCCGTCTCTGATCCCTTCGGAAACCTTGTCCTCGGTGAACTCTTTGACGTCACCGTCTTACCAGTCAACAACCAGGAGCCAGTCTTACGTGTCAATGACCTCACTGTCCGGGAGGGCCAGTCCTTGATCTTTGATCCTGTGAAGTTCTCGGTATCTGACATGGATACGGAGGCCAGAGATCTGATCATCAATTTCTTGGAACTGCCTGAACATGGAAGGATTCTCTTGAATGGAGTCAACCTGACTGTTGGGAACCATGTCACCATGTCTGACGTTGCTGCAGGTAGGGTCAG CTACATGAGTGATGGTTCTGAGTCTTCCAGTGACCAGTTCACAGTGAGCCTGTCAGATGGTGTCCACTCCATCACTGAGATTGTCACCATCAACGTCATACCAGTCAACGATGAAGTTCCGGCCTTGCTACCAGGTCTGGAGTCAGAACTGACTATTCCAGAGGGAGGGAGTGTGACTATTGGATCAGATGTCCTCTCAGCAACTGACCCAGACACCAATGACCTGCTGCTACATTACATTGTAGTGATGCACCCCCTCAGGGGTGTACTCTTAAAGGATGGGGTGATTGTGAATAGGTTTTCCCAGAGGGACGTCAACAGGGGGAAGATAGTTTATGAACACACTGGTGGAGAGACGGGTCTTAGTAATATCCAAGATGTGATAACGTTTATCGTGTCAGATAAGAGCATTCCATCCAATCCGGACCTTCCAGTGAAAGatgtcatcatcaacattgctCCATCTGATGATAGGCCTCCTAGGATAGTCTTTGGGAATCCTTTTTTTGTTAATGAGGGTGAGAAAGCACCGCTGACTGTGGATGTCCTCAGTGCTGTTGATCGAGACTCTCCATTGGGTGACCTGCGGTTCGTCATCACGCGCCAACCTGTCTGGGGCTTTGTAGAGAATGTCCTACCAACACCTGGGTTTGAGAAGAGTAATGCAGGTAAACCTATCACTTCTTTCACCTTCCAAGACATCACTGATGGCAACATCAACTTTGTCCAGTCACCGTCCTCCAGGATGGAGCCCATTAGTGATTCCTTCATGTTATATGTAACCGATGGAGAACACTCCTCACCTAATGTGACATTTGTGGTGAATATCACTCCTCAGAATGATGAAGTGCCAACACTGACGGTCCGCAACTTCACAGTTCACGAAGGGTCGTTCTTCAAGATCCGGACTGATACAATTAATGCGAATGACCTTGATATCCCGATGGATATGCTGATGTTCTCTATAGTAAGGGCACCGGAGCATGGCATGATTATAAACAGAGTGCCCACTCTTGTTGAGAGTCCTACACCAGTCTATGACTTCAATATCAACCAACTTCTCAATACCCTCTCCCTGGCATATGTGCATGATGACTCCGAGTCTACAGAGGATAGGTTTGTGGTTCGGGTAACAGACGGAAAGCATACTGTCCGTAAAACtgtcaacatcaccatcatcccggTCAATGATGAGAGTCCAGAGATAATCAAGAATGCAGGCATTAGGATCAGTATTCGTGAGAATCGCATTATATCTTCAGTCATCCTCCGGACGGAAGATAGAGACACACCCGACGATTATCTCGTCTATACCCTGAACTCTCTACCAAGGAGGGGCACCTTGCAGCGCAAGGTTGCTGAGGATACTTGGGAAGACATCACTGACACTCTCACCAACTTTACCCAATGGGATCTCAATCAGAACTTGATACGTTATGTCCATTCTGCAAACTTGGGTTCCAAAGGCATAGACCGATTCTATTTCTCTGTTAGTGATGGTGTCCATTCAACTGGAAAACAGAACTTTAGGATCATGATCCAGAACACCAAACGAGAACCGTTGATCATCACCAATAATGGCCTTCAGCTCGATGAAGGCCAGACAGTCATCATTCCACCAACCATCCTATCTGCAAATGACAACAGTGGGCAGCTGACTGATATTTTATTCAACGTCTTGTCATCTCCAACGCAGGGACACTTGGAGGATGTTGCCAGGCCTGGTATACCTCTCACAACCTTTTCTCAAATGGACATCTTGGGTCAGAGGTTGGTGTATAGACATCTCAGGGTTGATCAAATCAATAACGATGAATTCACATTCAGTGTGACTAATGGATATGAAGTCCGTAACGACACTTTCCAGATCGTTGTTAATCCTGTGGACAATATGTTGCCAGTACTAATGGTCAAAGAAGAGGTGACTGTGGCTCAAAATGGTTTCCAGATCATCTCTCTATCGCAGCTCCATGCTCTTGATCCAGATACCCCAGCATCAAGTGTGTTCTTTGTTGTCACCCAAATGCCTAATTTCGGAACTCTGCTGATTGGTGGCCTTCCTATCGAGCAGAGATTTACCCAACAGGATATTGATAACTATGACATCTCGTATCGACATGACTTTGGACAAGCGGACACTGACGAGTTCTTCTTTGTTGTTGAAGATGGCACCAACAGGGGATTCTTGACTGGTGGCAACATCCAGTACGAGCCGGTGCGCTTCCAGATCAACATCAACATTGTGGATTCCTCACCTCCCGAAATCATCACCAACGTTGGTCCGACCAAGATGCAGACAATGCTTGATAGGACAGGATTTGTCTTCTCCAACATGAATCTCCAAGCTGTGGATGACTGTTCTGCAGATGACGTGACATACTCTGTGGTGAAAGATCCCATGTTTGGTCATCTCGAATATGTTGACACCTTCCAGAGGATACAAGGACGTTTCGTCCAGACAGACATCAACAACAAGAGAGTGATGTATGTAATGAGGGACAATGCCAGAGCAGCCAATGATAGCTTTATGTTTGATGTTTGGGATTGCCATGGAAACAGTTTGAAAAATCAGAG GTTTTCTATGCACTGGTCTGTGGTGATGTTCTCTCGTCCTCAGTTCATGGTCTGTGAGTCCGACGGCACTCTCTCCATCCCAATCATCCGGATCGGCAACCAGCTACTGTCTTCCTTCGTCAGTCTGGAGCTCCAGGACTTGACAGCCACCAGCGGGTTGGACTACCAACCGAGCCGGGCGAGGCTTCTCCAGTTTGACCCAGCCATTACTTCGGTGGCATGGGATGCTGTCCTGATGGCGGATGACCTAGAGGAAACGAGAGAGCGGTTCAGGCTGACTCTGGTCGATCCAGTCAATGCGGTGATCGGAGAGTACAACAGGATTACGGTTGTCATCAAGGATTCTAAGAATG GTGTGTGCAAGAGTTCCCCAACTGATGTGCAACCTTCAGTGGATATTCCAGGATGTTGTGGAGATCAATCAGGAATAGTGGATCACCAGCTTGTTCCAGTTCCGGGAATACCACCACAGGATCCATACCCTTACAATCCAGATGCTGGATCTGGTCCTTACAACCCTGGAGTAGGTCCGGATGGTGGACCAGGATTAAGACCTGGGCCCTACAATCCTGGTGAAGGCCCTGGACCAGGACCATACAATCCTGAGGCTGTACCAGATGGAGGAATAGTTGGTGGACCTGATTTGGGACCAGGTCCTTACAACCCTGGGGGACCTTCAGTTCCAGGACAAGGTCCCTACAATCCTGGTGGGGACCCAATTTTTAGACCAGGACCATATGACCCATACCAACCTGGAGTAGGTGACCCAGTCTTTAATGAAGGAAGTCTGGTTGATGCTGACCCTGCAATCAATGATGGACCACCAGTGCAGTATCCTCCAGGAGCACCTAGGGTTGAGCAACAGCCATTTGATCCTTATGCAGAAGAGACCTGGTACAGATATCCATTTGGTGTTGGATATGATGGCACAGATGGGACTCGCTATGAGGGACCATATGGGTCACAGCCTATTATTGTTGAACCACTCCCGGATCAGAACTGCTGCGAGGATGGATTAGTCCAGCCAGGGAGTGGAACGCAGCCGGGTGTTCCTAATCCTAACTTTAATCCAAACCAGCAGGGCAACTTGTATCCGATAGGTAACCCCAATCCATACCCACAAGGACAGCCATCTTCACCCGGGAACCCTCCCAGTCACGGCCCATCAACTAATTTTGAGCAGCCATTTGTCCCTCCTGGTCCTGGAGGCTATCCTCCCCCTCAAGGAGGAGTGGAACCTGACCAACCTCCAGTCGCACCTGATGGAGATGTTAGACTGTACCATGCCACAGTAGGGGGTGCTGGTGGCCAGACGCATGTTGTACCCATACTACTTGCAGATAATCGACCAGGGCAGCTGGAGGAGGATCAACCACCAGAA TCAGAAGTGAGCAATGTTTTTCTTCCGACCGTGGTCCGAGGAGTCCAGAGACCAAGACTTACACCTGGCGATCCCTCAGGGGGCAGTTCCCCTGTCAATCCAAGACAGTTTCCTCTAGGTCAAGGCAATGCACAGGTGGCCTCAAACAATCAG CCCCCTCCAGATGCTGAGTCCCTGTTTCCTTTCCCCTGCACCCCGGCCAACAGAGGAGAGATCAGACAGGATGCAGACTCAGGGAGCTTGGCCAAGTGTGATGGCACGTACTGGGTGGAGTTTGATATATCACAGCTTGTGAGAGCTATCACTGGCACTGCTACGGGAACTGATTATGATAACGGGCAGTGTGAAAGAG gttggaGTTACCATAACAGCAGATGCTTTTTAATATCAAGACATGCTCAGTCATGGAATGAAGCACAGAAGATATGCAGAGAAAG GTACAACGGTAATTTGGCAAGCATCTTATCCAAGAGGGAGCTCAAATGGCTTGGTGATTTACTGAATGGAGAAACTGCTTGGATAG GTCTAAATGACAAACAAGTTGAGGACCAGTGGGAGTGGGTTTCTGGAGACCCAATCACCTTCTCGAGGTGGTCACCTTCCGCACGAGCATCCAACCGGAGTGATCGATATGACTGCACTTACATCACAGCTAGACTACGATGGTTTGATAAGGATTGCGATACCACTGCGAAGAGCTATGTATGTATGAAGAATGCAGAATga